A region of bacterium DNA encodes the following proteins:
- a CDS encoding DUF3536 domain-containing protein, with translation MGAADRFICIHAHFYQPPRENPWLETVEVQDSARPYHDWNARVTAECYAPNGASRLLDGAKRILEITNNYRLVSFNVGPTLLAWLQGAAPETYARILEADRVSRAQRGGHGNALAQAYNHIILPLATRRDKETQVAWGVADFRHRFGREPEGMWLPETAVDTETLEVLAASGLRFTILAPDQAARVRPVGQDGWIDVRGGRVDPSRPYLCRLPSGATIALFFYDGPISRAVAFEGLLNSGEEFADRLAAGFRGDRQGPQIVHIATDGESYGHHHAFGEMALTAALRMIEERDTARLTNYGLFLALHPPDHEVEIVEPSSWSCPHGVERWRSNCGCRAGHPGWTQEWRTPLRNALDWLRDTLAPIYEDRIGGDLRDPWAARDAYVDIVLDRSPENVDGFFAAYGRPGLDRGERPRVLRLLEMQRHALLMYTSCGWFFDDLSGIEAVQVTMYAARAIQLAERFGAHLEDEFVARLAEARSNVARWGDGAKIYRRVIRPAAVTHSRLAAHYAISGLFDPYEDDARVFSFVVRRLDARREDRGGHTVAVGLVSAASRITTEAEQAAFAVLHLGGTDVQCGVRMDATPEWYETVKTELVDSFLTNGPSEAVRVLDEAFRGSLYSLSDLFTEARRSILGRITESHLARFEGAYKALYEESRPLIAFMRDSGVPVPAGILMAAEYTLLKELADALDRAPAHPLPDRAFEIARELDALEIKDHAGEHELLLRRAAEARAEGLKTGPFGEDLDQLHRLLDLADALGFTLNLWHVQNAYHDAALTHREELARADAEADRVAEFWRLGARLNFNLDRLRAPARGRVASPDPGDRTAAER, from the coding sequence ATGGGCGCCGCGGACCGCTTCATCTGCATTCACGCACACTTCTACCAGCCGCCCCGCGAGAACCCCTGGCTCGAGACGGTGGAGGTCCAGGACTCCGCCCGACCGTATCATGACTGGAACGCGCGGGTGACCGCCGAGTGCTACGCGCCGAATGGCGCCTCGCGGCTCCTCGACGGCGCCAAGCGCATCTTGGAAATCACCAACAACTATCGGCTGGTCAGCTTCAACGTCGGCCCCACGCTTCTCGCCTGGCTTCAGGGCGCGGCGCCGGAGACCTACGCGAGAATCCTGGAGGCCGACCGGGTGAGCCGGGCGCAGCGGGGCGGCCACGGCAATGCACTGGCACAGGCCTACAACCACATCATCCTCCCCCTGGCGACCAGGCGGGACAAGGAGACCCAGGTGGCATGGGGGGTCGCCGACTTCCGGCACCGCTTCGGGCGCGAGCCCGAGGGCATGTGGCTCCCCGAGACCGCGGTGGACACCGAAACGCTCGAGGTCCTCGCCGCGTCCGGCCTCAGGTTCACGATTCTCGCTCCCGACCAGGCGGCGCGCGTGCGCCCTGTGGGGCAGGATGGGTGGATCGACGTCCGCGGCGGTCGTGTCGACCCGAGCCGTCCGTATCTCTGCCGGCTCCCGAGCGGAGCGACGATCGCGTTGTTCTTCTACGATGGGCCGATCTCGCGCGCCGTGGCGTTCGAAGGCCTCCTCAACAGCGGCGAGGAGTTCGCGGACCGGCTCGCCGCGGGCTTCCGGGGCGATCGGCAAGGTCCCCAGATCGTCCACATCGCGACGGACGGGGAGTCATACGGGCATCACCACGCGTTCGGCGAGATGGCCCTCACCGCCGCCCTGCGGATGATCGAAGAGCGCGACACGGCGCGCCTCACCAACTACGGGCTGTTTCTTGCGCTGCACCCCCCCGACCACGAGGTCGAGATCGTCGAGCCGTCGAGCTGGTCGTGCCCACATGGGGTGGAGCGGTGGCGGTCTAACTGCGGATGTCGTGCGGGGCACCCCGGTTGGACCCAAGAGTGGCGGACGCCGCTGCGCAACGCGCTCGACTGGCTTCGGGACACCCTCGCGCCCATCTACGAGGACCGGATCGGGGGAGACCTGCGGGATCCGTGGGCGGCCCGGGATGCCTACGTCGATATCGTCCTGGACCGCAGCCCGGAGAACGTGGACGGGTTTTTCGCCGCTTACGGCCGTCCGGGCCTCGACCGCGGCGAGCGCCCGCGGGTGCTCCGCCTCCTGGAGATGCAGCGGCACGCGCTCTTGATGTACACCTCGTGCGGGTGGTTCTTCGACGACCTCTCCGGGATCGAGGCGGTCCAGGTCACCATGTACGCCGCACGCGCGATCCAACTTGCGGAACGGTTCGGAGCCCACCTGGAAGACGAGTTCGTTGCGCGGCTGGCCGAAGCCAGGAGCAACGTCGCGCGGTGGGGGGATGGTGCCAAGATCTACCGGCGGGTCATTCGGCCGGCGGCCGTGACCCATTCCCGGCTCGCCGCGCACTACGCGATCAGCGGGCTCTTCGACCCGTACGAAGACGACGCCCGCGTCTTTAGCTTTGTGGTACGGCGCCTGGACGCCCGGCGAGAGGACCGCGGCGGCCACACCGTGGCCGTGGGGTTGGTCTCGGCGGCCTCCCGCATCACGACCGAGGCCGAGCAGGCCGCGTTTGCGGTGCTGCACCTGGGGGGGACCGACGTGCAGTGCGGGGTCCGAATGGACGCCACCCCGGAATGGTACGAGACGGTGAAGACCGAGCTCGTCGATTCTTTCCTCACCAACGGGCCCAGCGAGGCCGTTCGCGTCCTCGACGAGGCCTTCCGCGGTTCCCTGTACTCGCTCTCCGACCTCTTCACCGAAGCGCGCCGGAGCATCCTGGGGCGCATCACCGAGAGCCACCTCGCCCGCTTCGAGGGGGCGTACAAGGCGCTGTACGAGGAATCGCGCCCGCTCATCGCGTTTATGCGCGATTCGGGGGTCCCCGTTCCGGCCGGAATTCTCATGGCCGCGGAGTACACGCTGCTCAAAGAGCTCGCCGACGCGCTGGACCGCGCGCCCGCTCACCCCCTGCCCGACCGCGCCTTCGAGATCGCCCGCGAGCTCGACGCGCTGGAGATCAAAGACCACGCGGGGGAGCACGAGCTGCTCCTGCGCCGGGCCGCCGAGGCGCGGGCGGAAGGCCTGAAGACCGGACCGTTCGGGGAGGACCTCGACCAGCTCCACCGCCTGCTCGATCTCGCCGACGCCCTTGGGTTCACCCTCAACCTCTGGCATGTCCAAAACGCCTACCACGACGCGGCGCTGACCCACCGCGAAGAGCTGGCGCGGGCCGATGCCGAAGCCGACCGGGTGGCGGAGTTTTGGCGGCTCGGGGCCAGGCTGAACTTCAACCTGGACCGCCTGCGGGCTCCCGCCCGGGGTCGGGTAGCCTCGCCGGACCCCGGCGATCGTACGGCGGCGGAACGTTGA
- a CDS encoding permease, whose translation MSAIARALSAAAAMGWEILWPLILGFALSATIQAFVSKRQMVRVLGDDSPRSIVLASLFGAASSSCSYAAVALARSIFRKGADFTASIVFEFASTNLVIELGIIMIVLLGWPFALAEFAGGPIMIAVLWLVFRLTLRRAAVDEARRQAERGRAGRMEGHAEMDMAVTEGTPLLARMVSPEGFTAVSHYFVMDWAAVWMDIAGGLVIAGAIAAWVPAAFWRGFFLMNHPGLGLIWGPLIGPVVSMMAFVCSVGNVPLAAVLWNGGISFGGVVSFIYSDLIILPILNIYRKYYGTRMALYLLVTSYAAIVTAGVAVDLLFRVLGLTPTARHAVVLDARIALNSTSILNLIFLLLAAVLVRRFLTTGGPEMLRMMNTPMTTPESK comes from the coding sequence ATGAGCGCCATCGCCCGGGCGCTGAGTGCGGCGGCGGCGATGGGGTGGGAGATCCTCTGGCCGCTGATCCTGGGATTCGCGCTCTCGGCGACAATCCAGGCATTCGTCTCCAAGCGGCAGATGGTCCGGGTGCTGGGAGACGACTCGCCGCGCTCCATCGTCCTGGCCAGTCTGTTCGGCGCCGCCTCGTCATCCTGTTCGTACGCGGCGGTGGCACTGGCCCGATCGATATTCCGGAAGGGTGCCGACTTCACCGCGTCGATCGTGTTCGAGTTCGCGTCGACGAATCTGGTGATCGAGCTTGGGATCATCATGATCGTGCTCCTGGGGTGGCCGTTCGCGCTGGCGGAGTTTGCCGGCGGCCCGATCATGATCGCCGTGTTGTGGTTGGTGTTCCGCCTTACGCTCCGTCGCGCGGCGGTCGACGAAGCCCGCCGGCAGGCGGAGCGGGGGCGGGCCGGGCGCATGGAGGGCCACGCCGAGATGGACATGGCGGTGACCGAAGGCACACCCCTGCTCGCGCGAATGGTATCGCCGGAGGGATTTACCGCCGTCAGCCATTACTTCGTCATGGATTGGGCGGCGGTCTGGATGGACATCGCCGGCGGCCTCGTGATCGCCGGGGCCATCGCCGCGTGGGTGCCCGCCGCGTTCTGGCGGGGGTTTTTCCTGATGAACCATCCGGGGCTGGGCCTGATCTGGGGTCCGTTGATCGGACCGGTGGTGTCGATGATGGCCTTTGTCTGCTCAGTGGGGAACGTGCCGCTGGCCGCCGTCCTGTGGAACGGGGGCATCAGCTTCGGCGGGGTCGTGTCCTTCATCTACTCCGACCTGATCATCCTTCCCATTCTGAACATCTATCGGAAGTACTATGGGACGCGGATGGCGCTGTACCTGCTCGTCACCTCCTACGCCGCGATCGTGACCGCGGGCGTGGCCGTCGATCTCCTTTTCCGTGTCCTCGGACTGACCCCGACCGCGCGCCACGCCGTCGTACTCGACGCCCGCATCGCCCTGAACTCCACCTCGATCCTCAACCTCATCTTCCTCCTGCTTGCGGCCGTCCTGGTCCGGCGCTTCCTCACGACCGGCGGGCCTGAAATGCTCCGAATGATGAACACGCCCATGACCACGCCGGAGTCGAAATAG
- a CDS encoding DEAD/DEAH box helicase: MAANYLRMDFVHLLGAVREDPRYRGQIVHEERFPARSARYATLREALAPPLAEALVRLGITRLYTHQAEAVEAVRGGESVIVTTGTASGKSLCYMLPVLEALVTAPEARALFIFPTKALAQDQQDALGEFGLGLRVGSYDGDTPQAERRRLRGEAQILLTNPDMLHVGILPQHFRWTPFLKHLRFVVLDDMHVYRGVFGSHVANILRRLVRVCRLRGIDPQIICTSATVANAGEFGRRLTGRPLRVIDQDGAPRGPRSFLLWNPPVIDRAKMSRRSPYIEASWLVASLLKGGVRTIAFTKARKITELVHRYTVDALREDPVLAARVSPYRAGYLPEQRREIERRLFSGDLAGVISTSALELGIDVGGLDAAVLVGYPGTMASVWQRAGRAGRGQDESLAVLIGLEDALDQYLMRQPAYFFGRPVEHATVDPENPYVLAAHLRCAASEVALWAGDEAVFGPRMRVIAEALEGTGELVRRRDRWHPRSRRYPAGSVEIRSTSSDLYRIVNARTRRLVGTVDGARAFEQVHEGAIYLHQGEAYRVTRLDLATRTATVEADDSGTYTEPRVVTDLSVARARADRACGGTTAYFGEVLVTHRVVEYRRKHLVSDAVVSVAPLDLPEEELATTALWLTIPPALAAAVEEAGRDLAGGIHAVEHAAIGLLPLLAMCDRWDIGGVSYPAYPDTGEVTIFIYDGHRGGVGVAEKGFELLDELLRRTLDAIRSCPCEAGCPSCIQSPKCGNFNTPLDKHAAVLLLRCLLEEKGLRSR; the protein is encoded by the coding sequence TTGGCCGCGAACTACCTGCGCATGGACTTCGTCCACCTCCTCGGGGCGGTCCGCGAAGACCCCCGCTACCGCGGTCAGATCGTCCACGAGGAGCGCTTCCCCGCCAGATCGGCGCGGTATGCGACGCTGCGAGAAGCACTGGCGCCGCCGCTCGCCGAGGCGTTGGTCCGTCTAGGGATCACCCGCCTGTACACGCACCAGGCGGAGGCGGTCGAGGCCGTGCGGGGCGGAGAGTCGGTCATCGTCACGACCGGGACCGCCAGCGGGAAGTCACTCTGCTACATGCTGCCGGTTCTCGAAGCGCTGGTCACGGCCCCGGAGGCGAGAGCGCTGTTCATCTTCCCGACGAAGGCCCTGGCGCAGGACCAGCAGGACGCGTTGGGGGAGTTCGGCCTCGGCCTCCGCGTTGGATCCTACGACGGCGATACCCCACAGGCCGAGCGGCGACGGCTGCGCGGAGAGGCGCAGATCCTCCTGACCAACCCCGACATGCTCCACGTGGGGATCCTCCCGCAGCATTTTCGGTGGACGCCATTTCTCAAGCACCTCAGGTTCGTGGTGCTCGACGACATGCACGTGTACCGCGGCGTCTTCGGGAGCCACGTGGCTAACATCCTCCGCCGGTTGGTCCGGGTCTGCCGCCTTCGCGGGATCGATCCACAGATCATCTGCACGTCGGCGACGGTGGCGAACGCCGGCGAGTTTGGCCGCCGCCTCACCGGGCGCCCGCTGCGGGTCATCGACCAGGACGGTGCGCCGCGGGGGCCCCGGTCGTTCCTGCTGTGGAACCCCCCGGTGATCGATCGGGCCAAGATGAGCCGCCGCAGTCCTTACATCGAAGCGAGCTGGCTCGTGGCGAGCCTCCTTAAGGGCGGTGTGCGGACGATCGCGTTTACCAAGGCCCGCAAGATCACGGAGCTGGTGCACCGGTACACCGTGGACGCCCTTCGGGAGGATCCCGTCCTCGCGGCGCGCGTCAGCCCGTACCGGGCCGGGTACCTTCCGGAACAGCGGCGGGAGATCGAGCGGCGGTTGTTCAGCGGCGATCTGGCCGGGGTGATCAGCACGAGCGCGCTCGAGTTGGGGATTGACGTCGGCGGGCTGGACGCGGCGGTGCTGGTGGGGTATCCGGGGACGATGGCCAGTGTCTGGCAGCGGGCGGGGCGCGCGGGGCGGGGGCAGGATGAATCGCTCGCGGTGCTGATCGGCCTCGAGGATGCGCTTGACCAATACTTGATGCGCCAGCCGGCCTACTTCTTCGGCCGGCCGGTCGAGCACGCGACGGTTGACCCGGAGAACCCCTATGTGCTGGCGGCGCACCTCCGTTGTGCCGCCAGTGAGGTGGCGCTCTGGGCGGGGGACGAGGCGGTGTTCGGTCCGCGGATGCGGGTCATCGCCGAAGCGCTCGAAGGCACCGGGGAGCTCGTGCGCCGGCGGGATCGGTGGCACCCTCGATCCCGCCGGTATCCTGCGGGGTCGGTTGAAATCCGCAGCACCTCCAGCGATCTCTACCGCATCGTGAACGCCCGCACGCGCCGGTTGGTCGGGACCGTGGACGGCGCCCGAGCGTTCGAGCAGGTGCACGAGGGGGCCATCTACCTCCACCAGGGGGAGGCCTACCGGGTGACACGCCTCGACTTGGCCACGCGCACAGCCACCGTCGAGGCGGACGACAGCGGCACCTACACCGAACCACGCGTCGTCACCGACCTCAGCGTTGCCCGGGCCCGGGCCGACCGGGCGTGCGGCGGGACGACCGCATACTTTGGCGAGGTTCTGGTCACCCATCGGGTGGTCGAGTACCGGCGCAAGCATCTCGTCAGCGATGCGGTGGTGTCCGTCGCACCGCTTGACCTCCCCGAGGAGGAGCTGGCGACGACCGCACTGTGGCTCACCATTCCCCCTGCGCTGGCCGCCGCCGTGGAGGAGGCCGGGCGGGACCTCGCCGGCGGCATCCACGCCGTCGAGCACGCGGCGATCGGTCTGCTGCCCTTGCTCGCGATGTGCGACCGCTGGGATATCGGCGGGGTCAGCTACCCGGCGTATCCCGATACAGGGGAGGTGACCATCTTCATCTACGACGGGCACCGGGGCGGGGTGGGGGTCGCCGAGAAAGGGTTCGAACTGCTCGACGAGCTGCTGCGGCGGACGTTGGACGCGATCAGGTCCTGCCCGTGCGAAGCCGGGTGCCCCTCCTGCATTCAGTCCCCCAAGTGCGGCAACTTCAACACCCCGCTCGACAAGCACGCCGCGGTGCTGCTGCTCCGCTGCCTGCTGGAGGAAAAGGGGCTGCGGTCCAGATGA
- a CDS encoding type IV secretory system conjugative DNA transfer family protein has product MRSKLCEVGAAMQLLGIAIVAAALLAIARESVETIRRVLPAEASSAPEGFARWLRACAFSSECRRGVSWVFRRTLRTHASFLSVTSLVGVGLEVLGRMWRARAAGLRSSAGCARYASLVEIWRLACQSGEAWLPLGYAPFPRFLRAWARRSARTGIRHLLSGPLVRLPTEDLARHVLTVGLTGSHKTTAVVLPIVLEAARHGVSVVALDLKYGEGDSLVGAAQEWQRWARDVLVFAPLDTATLRWNPLVGCRSIGDGQRIASQLFDDLESSDPGMVYWMGAERHVCAALCHAVTVDGGPPTLGRVRSLCESGPGVIHAFVGAHPHAAQLMARLGAYLAMLPKDQAGILQGIAARLEAWGDDAVCAATGQGAPWEHVDLGRLRREPVLLIVGVPQAALGRLRWLCRLFLRDLAVHLLRPRDADEAVRVLLVLEELPAWGALPGLADHLATYRSRQVSVVATLQSTAQGEHVYGRAGWAAIEANLVTKLYLPSLADGDAERLSQVLGMAPGEDVAHSRGWGAAGYRGGEQRRAIPVPLGRAEELRGGALETDEVLVRFGRMPPARLWCPPFYLRPPYVGRSPDRLPRTPDLAVYHHLWIRRANGSAAPSPPPAPETPTAPPRSPAVGGHPQGSDPPAPPSKDAPTPADISSPAVGGHPQGSDPPAPPSEDAPTPADISELHRFLEVLIHAQRDRPDALRGVRVRGRLIEVRVDPRAVSRACGRPEVMHALARRWSALRWVRRVRPSFVLSRRALDALDSRLARRLESSIGDGGAKP; this is encoded by the coding sequence ATGCGTTCCAAGCTTTGCGAGGTGGGGGCCGCGATGCAACTCCTGGGGATCGCGATCGTCGCCGCGGCGTTGCTTGCGATCGCTCGGGAGAGCGTCGAGACGATTCGAAGAGTGCTCCCCGCCGAGGCCTCCTCGGCTCCGGAAGGCTTCGCGCGCTGGCTGCGGGCCTGCGCGTTCTCCTCCGAGTGCCGCCGGGGAGTGTCTTGGGTGTTCCGCCGCACCCTGCGCACGCACGCAAGCTTCCTGTCGGTGACGAGCCTGGTCGGGGTGGGGCTGGAAGTATTGGGGCGGATGTGGCGCGCGCGGGCGGCGGGCCTTCGTTCCTCCGCGGGGTGCGCACGATATGCATCGCTGGTCGAAATCTGGCGTCTGGCATGCCAATCCGGTGAGGCCTGGCTCCCCCTCGGATACGCGCCGTTCCCGCGATTCCTCAGGGCGTGGGCGCGGCGCTCGGCGCGCACGGGGATCCGTCATCTCTTGTCGGGGCCCCTGGTGCGGTTGCCGACGGAGGACCTCGCTCGCCATGTGCTGACGGTTGGATTGACCGGCTCCCACAAGACCACCGCGGTGGTCTTGCCGATCGTGCTCGAGGCCGCCCGGCACGGAGTGTCTGTGGTGGCCTTGGATCTCAAGTACGGAGAGGGCGACAGCCTCGTCGGGGCGGCTCAGGAGTGGCAGAGGTGGGCCCGCGACGTGCTGGTGTTTGCTCCTCTCGACACGGCCACCCTGCGATGGAACCCTCTCGTAGGGTGCCGCTCGATCGGCGATGGTCAGCGGATCGCATCACAGCTCTTCGACGATCTCGAGTCTTCGGACCCCGGCATGGTCTACTGGATGGGGGCGGAGCGGCACGTCTGCGCCGCTCTCTGCCATGCGGTCACGGTCGACGGCGGGCCGCCCACGCTTGGCCGGGTGCGATCGCTGTGCGAATCCGGCCCGGGAGTCATCCACGCCTTCGTCGGGGCCCATCCGCACGCCGCGCAGCTGATGGCTCGGTTGGGAGCGTACTTGGCGATGCTCCCCAAGGACCAGGCGGGGATCCTTCAGGGGATCGCCGCCCGCCTCGAAGCGTGGGGCGATGACGCCGTCTGCGCGGCCACGGGTCAAGGCGCGCCGTGGGAACACGTTGATCTCGGCCGGCTCCGCCGCGAGCCCGTGTTGCTGATCGTCGGGGTGCCCCAGGCCGCCCTCGGACGGCTCCGATGGCTCTGCCGACTGTTCCTCCGAGACCTCGCCGTCCATCTGCTTCGACCGCGCGACGCGGACGAGGCGGTGCGGGTGTTGTTGGTGCTCGAGGAGTTGCCGGCGTGGGGGGCGCTGCCGGGGCTGGCCGACCACTTGGCCACGTATCGGAGTCGGCAGGTCTCCGTGGTTGCGACGCTGCAGAGCACGGCCCAGGGAGAGCACGTGTACGGGCGGGCAGGGTGGGCCGCCATCGAAGCCAACCTGGTGACGAAGTTGTACCTCCCATCGCTGGCAGACGGCGATGCCGAGCGCCTCAGTCAGGTGCTGGGGATGGCCCCAGGGGAAGACGTCGCCCACAGCCGGGGATGGGGAGCGGCCGGGTATCGCGGCGGAGAGCAGCGGCGGGCCATTCCCGTTCCCCTCGGACGCGCCGAGGAGCTTCGCGGGGGGGCGTTGGAGACGGACGAAGTCCTTGTGCGGTTTGGCCGCATGCCGCCGGCACGCCTGTGGTGTCCTCCATTCTATCTTCGGCCTCCGTATGTTGGCCGAAGCCCCGATCGACTCCCCCGCACCCCCGACCTCGCCGTCTATCACCACCTCTGGATCCGTCGCGCCAACGGCTCGGCGGCGCCTTCCCCGCCGCCGGCACCAGAAACGCCAACGGCGCCGCCACGTTCCCCCGCCGTCGGTGGTCACCCGCAGGGTTCCGACCCACCGGCCCCGCCGTCGAAGGACGCCCCGACGCCGGCCGACATCTCCTCCCCCGCCGTCGGTGGTCACCCGCAGGGGTCCGACCCACCGGCCCCGCCGTCGGAGGATGCCCCGACGCCGGCCGACATCTCCGAGCTGCACAGGTTTCTTGAGGTGCTCATTCACGCCCAGCGGGACCGGCCGGACGCGCTCCGGGGAGTCCGGGTGCGAGGGAGGCTGATAGAGGTCCGAGTGGATCCCCGGGCGGTCAGCCGCGCCTGCGGCCGGCCCGAGGTGATGCACGCGTTGGCTCGGCGCTGGTCGGCCCTCCGTTGGGTGCGTCGCGTTCGCCCGTCATTCGTCCTCAGTCGGCGGGCGTTGGATGCCCTCGACTCACGGCTGGCCCGGCGACTCGAGAGCTCCATCGGCGATGGAGGCGCGAAGCCCTGA
- a CDS encoding TraC family protein — MESWGDLTRALPYWTIRDRAVVLRDGSYRLGFEVDLPGTEVWDAPQLTLCNERLRTLIGSAVPDGECLRILLEIHTDCAELLRTYAEQCLSSHAIVRELHRRRVSAWSEAHAAGRLVNSRLVFDLSYHPRHGRTRWWAPVDAATYRRHLREMEILRDLMVGHCERCGFRARPLDDGDLLATAWRFFNPDRKRYCPPPPVPMENQGGELPRRLLAAWPFLSRPSVRTAVARSDLFRRWDFLWLDGHAHAVVAMDTLPDKPTTPNVLGPLQTLPGTYWLVIEAWNDPRSDQIKRLELKSRLSRQAVLAQDGGDSNARAVERQVADALDVLQLTSERVVRVGAAVILQERSPEAVRAAARRAVDAFQQIPGVDARIESVALRRQFVQLAPFSGLPNERLMRMLTSNAADFVPCHAPWRGARRVVCPFLTRRGSLVAIDPFDPRLPSWNAVVVGESGGGKTHFAIAWLSHLLARNPVVLIVDKGGAYKTFCDVYGGQYVHLDPGSGISVNPFDLLPGEVEPDHTQLGLLKSLVAMMVAEPEKSLDRQEMAILESAIRQTYARGAGDPVFLHDLVRTLRTFEQVGTHEGGPEEWSSARGIARRLELWVDQGLYAGLLDRPSTVDLSGGIVCLDTEGLNEHYPDLVPIAALLANHLIYRRVRGEEGRLKYVVSDETWATLLNRVAADSLVGMFRRFRKFGAGIMAISQRVQDFENEYARGILENAPIKVLTRAEDVDRVAPLFQLNDQYRMLWKSLAQRRGVFSEALVITDLLEGREGGIVVIRDIPEDYVIATTTAEERLERDQLAARLGTWKAVQHLAESRREQ; from the coding sequence ATGGAGTCCTGGGGAGATCTGACCCGAGCGCTGCCCTACTGGACAATCCGCGACCGCGCGGTCGTCCTGCGCGATGGAAGCTACCGGTTGGGATTCGAGGTGGACCTTCCGGGGACTGAGGTCTGGGATGCGCCGCAGCTCACGCTGTGCAACGAGCGGCTCCGGACCCTCATCGGGTCGGCGGTTCCCGATGGCGAATGCCTGCGGATCCTCCTGGAAATCCACACCGACTGTGCCGAACTGCTGCGCACGTATGCCGAGCAGTGCCTGAGCAGTCATGCCATTGTTCGGGAACTCCACCGCCGGCGCGTTTCCGCCTGGAGCGAGGCCCACGCCGCGGGTCGCTTGGTGAACTCACGCTTGGTGTTTGATCTCTCCTACCATCCAAGGCACGGGCGGACACGGTGGTGGGCCCCGGTGGACGCCGCCACCTACAGGCGTCACCTGCGAGAAATGGAGATCCTCCGCGATCTGATGGTCGGACACTGCGAACGGTGCGGGTTCCGGGCGCGCCCGCTTGACGATGGGGACCTGCTGGCGACCGCCTGGCGGTTCTTCAACCCCGATCGTAAGCGCTACTGCCCGCCCCCCCCCGTCCCCATGGAGAATCAGGGCGGTGAGCTCCCGCGGCGCCTGCTGGCGGCCTGGCCGTTTCTCAGCCGTCCGTCGGTGCGCACGGCCGTGGCCCGGTCCGATCTCTTTCGCCGGTGGGATTTCCTCTGGCTGGATGGGCACGCGCATGCCGTCGTGGCGATGGATACCCTTCCCGACAAGCCGACGACGCCGAACGTGCTGGGGCCGCTTCAAACGCTGCCCGGAACCTACTGGCTGGTGATCGAGGCGTGGAACGACCCGCGCTCGGACCAGATCAAGCGACTCGAACTGAAGAGCCGCTTGAGCCGGCAGGCCGTGCTCGCCCAGGATGGCGGCGATTCCAACGCCCGCGCGGTGGAGCGACAGGTTGCCGATGCCCTGGATGTCCTTCAACTAACCAGCGAGCGCGTTGTCCGCGTCGGGGCAGCGGTGATCCTTCAAGAGAGGAGTCCGGAGGCCGTTCGCGCGGCTGCGCGCCGCGCCGTGGACGCGTTTCAGCAGATTCCTGGAGTTGACGCCCGCATCGAGTCGGTGGCGCTGCGGCGGCAATTCGTGCAGCTCGCGCCGTTCAGCGGTCTCCCCAACGAACGGCTGATGCGGATGTTGACCAGCAACGCGGCCGATTTCGTGCCGTGCCACGCCCCCTGGCGAGGCGCCAGACGTGTCGTCTGTCCATTCCTGACGCGCCGGGGGAGCCTGGTGGCGATCGACCCCTTTGACCCGCGGCTCCCGTCCTGGAACGCCGTGGTGGTTGGGGAGTCCGGGGGAGGGAAGACGCACTTCGCGATCGCCTGGTTGTCGCACTTGCTCGCGCGCAATCCGGTCGTCTTGATCGTCGACAAGGGCGGGGCGTACAAGACATTCTGCGACGTCTACGGCGGGCAGTATGTCCACCTGGATCCCGGCTCCGGCATCTCCGTAAACCCTTTTGACCTCCTGCCTGGGGAGGTGGAGCCCGATCACACCCAGCTCGGTCTGCTGAAGAGCCTCGTGGCGATGATGGTGGCCGAACCGGAGAAGAGCTTGGACCGCCAGGAGATGGCGATCCTCGAGTCGGCGATTCGACAAACCTACGCCCGGGGGGCGGGTGACCCGGTGTTCCTGCACGATTTGGTCCGGACCCTCCGGACGTTCGAGCAGGTCGGCACGCACGAGGGGGGACCCGAGGAATGGAGCAGCGCCCGGGGAATCGCCCGTCGCCTCGAGCTCTGGGTGGATCAGGGACTCTATGCGGGTTTGCTTGACCGCCCGTCCACGGTCGATCTCAGCGGTGGGATTGTGTGTCTCGATACCGAGGGGTTGAACGAACACTACCCCGATCTCGTGCCGATCGCCGCCCTGCTCGCCAACCATCTGATCTACCGGAGGGTGCGGGGTGAAGAAGGTCGCCTCAAATACGTGGTCAGCGACGAGACCTGGGCCACCCTGTTGAACCGGGTCGCGGCGGATTCGCTGGTGGGCATGTTCCGCCGGTTTCGCAAATTCGGCGCCGGGATCATGGCGATCAGCCAGCGGGTTCAGGACTTCGAGAACGAATACGCCCGCGGGATACTTGAAAACGCCCCGATCAAGGTCCTGACCCGCGCCGAAGACGTGGACCGCGTCGCCCCCCTGTTCCAACTCAACGACCAGTATCGGATGTTGTGGAAGAGTTTGGCGCAGCGTCGCGGGGTGTTCAGCGAAGCGCTCGTCATCACGGACCTGCTCGAGGGGCGCGAGGGCGGCATCGTCGTCATTCGTGATATTCCGGAAGACTACGTGATCGCCACCACGACCGCGGAGGAACGCCTCGAACGGGATCAGCTCGCCGCTCGCCTGGGCACCTGGAAGGCCGTTCAGCACCTCGCCGAATCGAGGAGGGAACAATGA